Proteins from a genomic interval of Micromonospora sp. NBC_00389:
- a CDS encoding LuxR C-terminal-related transcriptional regulator — MSRWKFVGRTDELNRLLAAVTGEAGRGLFFSGSAGIGKSRLLREGVSTLPTDRYAIWSIAASATTAALPFGGLVQVLPAEQPQGLSPAGILRWALGVLHQQAAGRRIVLAIDDAHLLDPPSAALVHLVARDENATVVGTLRDGEQIPLPIRALWTDDLVEHIELTPMPQAETAGLLASILDGPVDAGSADRLGRLSSGNPLLLRELVHAANGSAELKRTYGIWKWTGRLELAPNLTDLIDTRVGQLTDGVRTVVELVAFGEPLGLHLLNLAADPVDVEIAEERGLISVVQRDRRTDVRLAHPLYGEVMRRRCPVSRTRRLQAHLAELLERVGKRRRDDLLRVAVWRLDSGTAQDAALLVDAAVQAFTRYDVPLATRLARAALNADGGSDAAELLATILMFADRPDEAIDVLDAVTPEPGDERRLCRWLTVRGMVSYWGLSQESTVEEMASRVEQLSDSADRSRVHAFEAIMRLHRLDTTTAVRLSQRVLDRPAASVAARELARSTIAYVQAAQGQLARSGTAIAQVHSAAASWRTDMPYLQLALELARGTRLMLTGDLAGIDAIVADEFADLAGAGDFRLGTGYLAILQAYAARLRGQSDAAMRASLGACAVLATSRVYAGLAQAERAQAAALRGDAAQAAEAMAEADRTHSPSMAVLYPWLEQARGAVLAASGDLPGAAKQLTDLVDRLRADGFAGHEVHVLHDLVRLDQAGAPVGPTCSDGGRRTVAQRLAELSERVDGVLPPLLARHARAAVTDSAPGLLAVADDYAALELHVYAAEATAQALHRLRQQHSPAAGEARERLAGLLGRCELIRTPALHAGAPVLTEREWQVARLAAHGATSKAIAERLYLSARTVENHLQRIYTKLGVTARAELWAALRSIPGHESGDSG; from the coding sequence ATGAGTCGATGGAAGTTCGTCGGCCGAACCGACGAGCTCAACCGCCTGCTGGCTGCGGTGACCGGCGAGGCCGGCCGGGGGCTCTTCTTCAGCGGCAGCGCGGGCATCGGCAAGAGCCGGCTGCTGCGCGAGGGCGTCAGCACCCTGCCCACCGACCGGTACGCGATCTGGTCCATCGCGGCCAGCGCCACCACCGCCGCACTGCCGTTCGGCGGGCTGGTGCAGGTCCTCCCCGCCGAGCAACCCCAGGGGCTCTCCCCCGCCGGCATCCTGCGCTGGGCCCTGGGCGTGCTGCACCAGCAGGCGGCCGGCCGCCGGATCGTGCTCGCCATCGACGACGCGCATCTGCTCGACCCGCCCTCGGCCGCGCTCGTGCATCTCGTCGCCCGGGACGAGAACGCCACCGTGGTCGGCACCCTGCGCGACGGCGAGCAGATCCCGCTGCCGATCCGGGCACTCTGGACCGACGACCTGGTCGAGCACATCGAGCTGACCCCGATGCCACAGGCGGAGACCGCCGGCCTGCTGGCGTCGATCCTGGATGGCCCGGTCGACGCCGGCTCCGCCGACCGGCTCGGCCGCCTCTCGTCCGGCAACCCACTGCTGCTGCGCGAGCTGGTGCACGCCGCCAACGGCAGCGCGGAGCTGAAGCGCACCTACGGCATCTGGAAGTGGACCGGGCGCCTGGAGCTGGCACCCAACCTGACCGACCTCATCGACACCCGGGTCGGGCAGCTCACCGACGGCGTCCGCACGGTCGTCGAGCTGGTCGCCTTCGGCGAACCGCTGGGCCTGCACCTCCTCAACCTGGCCGCCGACCCGGTCGACGTGGAGATCGCCGAGGAACGCGGGCTGATCAGCGTCGTACAGCGCGACCGGCGGACCGACGTCCGGCTGGCCCACCCGCTCTACGGCGAGGTGATGCGCCGCCGCTGCCCGGTCAGCCGCACCCGACGACTCCAGGCGCACCTCGCCGAGCTGTTGGAGCGGGTCGGCAAGCGCCGCCGCGACGACCTCCTGCGGGTGGCGGTGTGGCGGCTCGACTCGGGCACCGCGCAGGACGCCGCCCTGCTGGTGGACGCCGCGGTGCAGGCGTTCACCCGCTACGACGTGCCACTGGCGACCCGGCTGGCCCGCGCCGCGCTGAACGCCGACGGCGGCTCGGACGCGGCGGAGCTGCTGGCGACCATCCTGATGTTCGCCGACCGGCCGGACGAGGCGATCGACGTCCTCGACGCGGTGACTCCCGAGCCCGGCGACGAGCGGCGGCTCTGCCGGTGGCTGACCGTGCGGGGGATGGTCAGCTACTGGGGGCTGAGCCAGGAGTCCACGGTGGAGGAGATGGCGAGCCGGGTCGAGCAGCTCAGCGACTCCGCCGACCGGTCCCGGGTGCACGCCTTCGAGGCGATCATGCGACTGCATCGGCTGGACACGACCACCGCCGTGCGGCTCAGCCAGCGGGTGCTGGACCGGCCGGCAGCGAGCGTTGCCGCCCGCGAGCTTGCCCGCAGCACCATCGCGTACGTCCAGGCCGCGCAGGGCCAGCTCGCCCGCAGCGGTACGGCGATCGCCCAGGTGCACTCCGCGGCGGCCAGCTGGCGTACCGACATGCCGTACCTGCAACTGGCCCTGGAGCTGGCCCGGGGCACCCGGCTCATGCTCACCGGCGACCTGGCCGGGATCGACGCGATCGTGGCCGACGAGTTCGCCGACCTCGCGGGCGCCGGTGACTTCCGGCTCGGCACCGGGTACCTGGCCATCCTCCAGGCGTACGCGGCCCGCCTGCGCGGGCAGAGCGACGCGGCGATGCGGGCCTCGCTGGGCGCCTGCGCGGTGCTGGCCACGAGCCGGGTCTACGCCGGTCTGGCCCAGGCCGAGCGGGCCCAGGCGGCGGCCCTGCGCGGCGATGCGGCGCAGGCAGCGGAGGCGATGGCCGAGGCGGACCGCACCCACTCGCCGAGCATGGCGGTGCTCTATCCGTGGCTGGAGCAGGCCCGAGGCGCCGTGCTCGCCGCGTCGGGCGACCTGCCCGGCGCAGCCAAGCAGCTCACCGATCTGGTGGACCGGCTGCGCGCGGACGGCTTCGCGGGGCACGAGGTGCACGTCCTGCACGACCTGGTCCGGCTGGACCAGGCCGGCGCACCGGTCGGGCCGACCTGCTCCGACGGCGGCCGGCGCACCGTCGCGCAACGCCTCGCGGAGCTCTCCGAGCGGGTCGACGGGGTGCTCCCGCCACTGCTGGCCCGGCATGCCCGGGCCGCGGTGACCGACTCCGCCCCGGGTCTGCTCGCGGTCGCCGACGACTACGCCGCGCTGGAGCTGCACGTGTACGCCGCCGAGGCCACCGCCCAAGCGCTGCACCGGCTGCGGCAGCAGCACTCGCCGGCGGCCGGTGAGGCCCGGGAGCGCCTGGCCGGGCTGCTCGGCCGCTGCGAGCTGATCCGCACGCCGGCGCTGCACGCCGGGGCGCCGGTGCTGACCGAACGGGAGTGGCAGGTGGCCCGCCTCGCCGCCCACGGTGCGACCAGCAAGGCCATCGCCGAGCGGCTCTATCTCTCCGCCCGCACCGTCGAGAACCACCTCCAGCGGATCTACACCAAGCTCGGCGTGACCGCCCGGGCCGAGCTGTGGGCTGCGCTGCGATCGATCCCGGGGCACGAAAGCGGCGACTCAGGCTGA
- the clpS gene encoding ATP-dependent Clp protease adapter ClpS, which yields MAAPQVAPVETPDTDEVPASDRQWVTIVWDDPVNLMTYVTWVFQKLFGYSRERAEQLMLDVHHKGRAVVSTGARERMEHDASQLHAYGLWATVDRS from the coding sequence ATGGCGGCTCCGCAGGTTGCACCGGTCGAGACGCCGGACACTGACGAGGTGCCGGCGTCTGACCGGCAATGGGTGACGATCGTGTGGGACGACCCGGTCAACCTGATGACGTACGTGACCTGGGTCTTCCAGAAGCTTTTCGGCTACAGCCGGGAGAGGGCCGAGCAGCTCATGCTGGACGTGCACCACAAGGGCCGGGCCGTGGTCTCCACCGGCGCCCGGGAACGCATGGAGCACGACGCGTCGCAGCTGCACGCGTATGGGCTGTGGGCGACGGTGGACCGCTCGTGA
- a CDS encoding DUF2017 domain-containing protein has product MFRRQAGRYVATFAVDEVRVLRKVASEVVGLLTDGFDHTDPVVGRLFPAVYPEDAAGSAEFRRYTEGDLKTAKIDQAGAILAALPDEAGGEVRLDAEAAEAWLRALNDARLAMGVRLEIKDGTDLGEELDDAVAEDPASSRVFQLSVYAYLGYLQESLLNALID; this is encoded by the coding sequence ATGTTCCGTCGCCAGGCCGGCCGCTACGTCGCCACCTTCGCCGTCGACGAGGTGCGGGTGCTGCGCAAGGTCGCCTCCGAGGTGGTCGGCCTGCTCACCGACGGCTTCGACCACACCGACCCGGTTGTCGGCCGGCTCTTCCCGGCGGTCTACCCGGAGGACGCGGCCGGCTCCGCCGAGTTCCGCCGTTACACCGAGGGCGACCTGAAGACCGCGAAGATCGACCAGGCCGGGGCGATCCTGGCGGCGCTGCCCGACGAGGCCGGCGGCGAGGTGCGGCTGGACGCCGAGGCGGCCGAGGCGTGGCTGCGGGCGCTGAACGACGCCCGGCTGGCGATGGGCGTCCGGCTGGAGATCAAGGACGGCACGGACCTGGGCGAGGAGTTGGACGACGCGGTGGCCGAGGACCCGGCCTCCAGCCGGGTGTTCCAGCTGTCGGTCTACGCGTACCTGGGATATCTGCAGGAGTCGCTGCTCAACGCCTTGATCGACTAG
- a CDS encoding M67 family metallopeptidase — MLSIDRSIIDAIVAHARRDHPDEACGVVAGPVGSDTPTRHIPMDNAARSMTFYEFDSMEHLRVWREMDDRDEEPVVIYHSHTATEAYPSRTDVSFAGEPGAHYLLVSTREPDSEEIRSFRIVDGVVAEEPVRIVEAGVDPHAVQSYMFGQSPATVDYECSGR; from the coding sequence GTGCTGAGCATCGACCGGTCGATCATCGACGCGATCGTCGCCCACGCGCGCCGGGACCACCCCGACGAGGCGTGCGGCGTGGTCGCCGGTCCCGTCGGCAGCGACACCCCGACCCGGCACATCCCGATGGACAATGCCGCGCGGTCGATGACCTTCTACGAGTTCGACTCGATGGAGCACCTGCGGGTGTGGCGGGAGATGGACGACCGGGACGAGGAGCCCGTGGTCATCTACCACTCGCACACCGCCACCGAGGCGTACCCCTCGCGGACGGACGTCTCCTTCGCCGGTGAGCCGGGCGCGCACTACCTGCTCGTCTCGACCCGCGAGCCCGACTCGGAGGAGATCCGGTCGTTCCGGATCGTCGACGGTGTGGTCGCCGAGGAGCCGGTCCGGATCGTGGAGGCCGGGGTCGACCCGCATGCCGTCCAGTCCTACATGTTCGGGCAGAGCCCGGCGACGGTCGACTACGAGTGTTCCGGCCGCTGA
- a CDS encoding MoaD family protein, with the protein MAIEVRIPTILRSYTGGAKVVEGAGDTLSDLLADLDSRHGGLRGRLVTEAGTLHRFVNVYVNDEDVRFLGALDAKLADGDSVTILPAVAGGAFGFAAAAAISQHSAAAAAISQHSAAAAVARGAVAAR; encoded by the coding sequence ATGGCCATTGAGGTTCGCATCCCCACCATCCTGCGCAGCTACACCGGCGGCGCCAAGGTCGTCGAAGGCGCCGGCGACACCCTGAGCGACCTGCTCGCCGATCTGGACTCCCGGCACGGCGGGCTGCGGGGCCGGCTGGTCACCGAGGCCGGCACGCTGCACCGCTTCGTCAACGTCTACGTCAACGACGAGGACGTCCGCTTCCTCGGCGCGCTGGACGCCAAGCTCGCCGATGGCGACAGCGTCACCATCCTGCCGGCCGTGGCCGGCGGCGCGTTCGGCTTCGCCGCGGCAGCGGCGATCAGCCAGCACAGCGCCGCGGCGGCGGCGATCAGTCAGCACAGCGCCGCGGCTGCGGTGGCTCGCGGCGCCGTCGCTGCCCGCTGA
- a CDS encoding PLP-dependent cysteine synthase family protein has protein sequence MARYDSLLDACGGTPLVGLPRLSPTVPDGAPPVRLWAKLEDRNPTGSIKDRAALFMVRAAEESGRLRTGDTILEPTSGNTGISLAMVAKLRGYRLVCVMPENVSTERVQLLRMYGAEIIFSPAPGGSNQAVATAKQIAAEHPDWVMLYQYGNEANARAHYETTGPELLHDLPTITHFVAGLGTTGTLMGTGRYLREKVDGIQVVAAEPRYGEVVYGLRNIDEGYVPELYDASVLSRRFSVGTRDAVLRTRQLVDVEGIFAGFSTGAILHAALAVAHEAVRDGRRADVAFVVCDGGWKYLSTGAYGGTLADAEDALEGQLWA, from the coding sequence ATGGCGCGGTACGACAGCCTGCTCGACGCCTGCGGGGGCACGCCGCTGGTCGGCCTGCCCCGGCTCTCCCCGACGGTGCCCGACGGGGCGCCTCCGGTGCGGCTCTGGGCCAAGCTGGAGGACCGGAACCCGACCGGCAGCATCAAGGACCGCGCGGCGCTGTTCATGGTCCGCGCCGCGGAGGAGTCCGGCCGGCTCCGGACGGGTGACACCATCCTGGAGCCGACCAGTGGCAACACCGGCATCTCGCTGGCCATGGTGGCCAAGCTGCGCGGCTACCGGCTGGTCTGCGTGATGCCGGAGAACGTCTCCACCGAGCGGGTCCAGCTGCTCCGGATGTACGGGGCTGAGATCATTTTCTCGCCGGCGCCGGGTGGCTCCAACCAGGCCGTCGCCACGGCCAAGCAGATCGCCGCCGAGCACCCGGACTGGGTGATGCTCTACCAGTACGGCAACGAGGCGAACGCCCGGGCGCACTACGAGACGACCGGCCCGGAACTGCTGCACGACCTGCCCACCATCACGCACTTCGTGGCCGGGCTGGGCACCACCGGCACCCTGATGGGCACCGGGCGCTACCTGCGGGAGAAGGTCGACGGCATCCAGGTCGTGGCCGCCGAGCCGCGCTACGGCGAGGTGGTCTACGGCCTGCGCAACATCGACGAGGGGTACGTGCCGGAGCTCTACGACGCCTCGGTGCTCTCCCGGCGCTTCTCGGTGGGCACCCGGGACGCGGTGCTGCGCACCCGGCAGCTCGTCGACGTGGAGGGCATCTTCGCCGGCTTCTCCACTGGCGCCATCCTGCACGCCGCGCTCGCGGTGGCGCATGAGGCGGTCCGCGACGGTCGCCGTGCCGACGTGGCCTTCGTGGTCTGCGACGGCGGCTGGAAGTACCTGTCCACCGGCGCGTACGGCGGGACGCTGGCCGACGCCGAGGACGCCCTGGAGGGCCAGCTCTGGGCCTGA
- a CDS encoding MBL fold metallo-hydrolase yields the protein MRLTVLGCAGSFPGPESPCSAYLVEADGFRLLVDFGSGSLSSLQRYAGLHAPDAILLTHLHCDHILDAVSYVVVRRYAPDGPRPALPVYAPSGAPDRLSAAYGDDGTVEDVYQFYALQPGTFPIGPFTVTVDRVNHPVETYGVRLEHGGRSLCYSSDTAPCDALLRLAQNADVFLCEASYLDGADNPPDLHLTGREAGETATKAVVGRLLLTHLVAAWGSEAHTLESAAGAYTGPLEVVRAGASYDV from the coding sequence ATGCGACTGACCGTTCTGGGTTGCGCCGGGAGCTTCCCCGGCCCCGAGTCGCCGTGTTCGGCCTACCTCGTCGAGGCGGACGGCTTCCGGCTCCTGGTCGACTTCGGCTCAGGTTCGCTGTCCAGCCTCCAGCGGTACGCGGGGCTGCACGCCCCGGACGCGATCCTGCTGACCCACCTGCACTGCGACCACATCCTCGACGCCGTGTCGTACGTGGTGGTCCGCCGGTACGCCCCGGACGGCCCCCGCCCGGCGCTGCCGGTGTACGCGCCCTCCGGCGCACCGGACCGGCTCAGTGCCGCCTACGGCGACGACGGCACCGTGGAGGACGTCTACCAGTTCTACGCCCTCCAACCGGGCACCTTCCCGATCGGGCCGTTCACGGTCACCGTCGACCGGGTCAACCACCCCGTCGAGACGTACGGCGTGCGGCTGGAGCACGGCGGCCGATCGCTCTGCTACTCCTCGGACACCGCGCCCTGCGACGCGCTGCTGCGGCTGGCCCAGAACGCCGACGTCTTCCTGTGCGAGGCCAGCTACCTCGACGGCGCGGACAATCCGCCGGATCTGCACCTCACCGGCCGGGAGGCTGGTGAGACGGCGACCAAGGCCGTGGTGGGCAGGCTGCTGCTCACCCACCTGGTGGCCGCCTGGGGCAGCGAGGCGCACACGCTGGAGTCGGCCGCCGGTGCGTACACCGGGCCGCTCGAGGTGGTCCGGGCCGGCGCCAGCTACGACGTCTGA
- a CDS encoding glycosyltransferase family 4 protein yields the protein MRIAIVTESFPPDVNGVAHSVVRTAEHLLARGHEPVVIAPAPSGAGRQDTDGLPYPVVRIPSVPLPRYQGFRLGVPTTTRLAGALLSAEPDVVHLASPFILGARAATLASRHRLPTVAVYQTDVAAYARAYRVGWGEAAAWRRLREIHNSAQRTLAPSTRAAADLIANGVQRIWLWRRGVDAVRFDPAKRCAALRHQLAPGGELLVGYVGRLAPEKRVELLAATSRLPGVRVVVAGDGPARRQLARALPGVNFLGVQHGEDLARLYASLDLFVHTGPHETFGQTLQEALASGVPVVAPASGGPVDLVDPGVTGLLVPPNDGDALADAVAELAADADRRRAYGLAARAAVGRRSWAAVGDELIGHYHAVRAGAATVGLPAAS from the coding sequence ATGCGGATCGCCATCGTGACCGAGTCGTTCCCGCCGGACGTGAACGGCGTCGCGCACTCCGTGGTGCGGACGGCGGAACACCTGCTCGCCCGGGGCCACGAGCCGGTCGTCATCGCGCCCGCCCCGTCCGGGGCCGGCCGGCAGGACACCGACGGGTTGCCGTACCCGGTGGTGCGCATCCCCAGCGTGCCGTTGCCCCGATACCAGGGGTTCCGGCTGGGCGTGCCGACCACCACCCGGCTGGCCGGGGCGCTGCTGTCGGCCGAGCCAGATGTGGTCCACCTGGCGAGTCCGTTCATCCTCGGCGCTCGGGCGGCCACACTGGCCAGCCGGCACCGGCTGCCCACGGTGGCGGTCTACCAGACCGACGTCGCGGCCTACGCCCGGGCGTACCGGGTGGGCTGGGGTGAGGCGGCAGCCTGGCGTCGGCTTCGGGAGATTCACAACTCGGCGCAGCGCACCCTCGCCCCGTCCACCCGGGCCGCGGCCGACCTGATCGCCAACGGGGTACAGCGGATCTGGCTGTGGCGCCGGGGCGTCGACGCCGTCCGGTTCGACCCGGCCAAGCGCTGCGCGGCGCTGCGCCACCAGTTGGCCCCCGGCGGGGAACTGCTGGTCGGCTACGTCGGCCGGCTGGCCCCGGAGAAGCGGGTGGAGCTGCTGGCGGCGACCTCCCGGCTGCCGGGCGTACGGGTGGTGGTGGCCGGCGACGGCCCGGCCCGCCGCCAACTGGCGCGGGCGCTGCCCGGGGTGAACTTCCTGGGGGTGCAGCACGGCGAGGACCTCGCTCGGCTCTACGCCAGCCTGGACCTGTTCGTGCACACGGGTCCGCACGAGACCTTCGGCCAGACCCTCCAGGAGGCGTTGGCCTCCGGCGTGCCGGTGGTGGCGCCGGCCAGCGGCGGGCCGGTCGACCTGGTCGACCCGGGGGTGACCGGGCTGCTGGTGCCGCCGAACGACGGGGACGCGCTCGCGGACGCGGTGGCCGAGTTGGCCGCCGACGCCGACCGGCGGCGGGCGTACGGGCTGGCCGCCCGGGCCGCCGTGGGCCGGCGTAGCTGGGCCGCGGTCGGCGACGAGCTGATCGGCCACTATCACGCCGTACGGGCCGGGGCCGCCACCGTCGGCCTGCCAGCCGCGTCGTGA
- a CDS encoding glycosyltransferase, with translation MTGTAGGLRIVRLANFVTARSGGLRTALRHLGEGYRAAGHDPVLVIPGPRATDERHPWGRVVTLPGPELPGSGGYRLLAGRRRLARVLAELAPDRLEVSDRSSLRWTGSWAKAHGVPSVMVSHESLTGLLGQWGVPDALRRPTADLLNRATSRAYDRIVCTTRWAAEEFDRIGADNVDLVPLGVDLDTFRPDRADPRLRERYADPTELLLVHCARLSPEKRPELAVRALAELRRAGVPAVLVMAGDGPLRTALARRAADLPVTFTGFLPDRAAVAALLASADVVLAPGPVETFGLAGLEALACGTPVVVNAASALPEVVGTAGLAAYGSGASVAAAVTRLAARPEAERRRAARARAEEFGWPAAVAGFLRVHGAESGRGTPGQGDHRTT, from the coding sequence GTGACCGGGACCGCCGGTGGGCTGCGGATCGTGCGGCTCGCCAACTTCGTGACCGCGCGCTCCGGCGGCCTGCGCACCGCGCTGCGGCATCTCGGCGAGGGCTACCGGGCGGCCGGGCACGATCCGGTGCTGGTGATACCCGGCCCACGGGCCACCGACGAGAGGCACCCGTGGGGTCGGGTCGTCACTCTGCCCGGGCCGGAGCTGCCCGGCAGCGGCGGCTACCGGCTGCTCGCCGGTCGGCGCCGGTTGGCCCGGGTGCTCGCCGAGTTGGCGCCGGACCGGTTGGAGGTCTCCGACCGGTCGTCGCTGCGCTGGACGGGGAGTTGGGCGAAGGCGCACGGGGTGCCGTCGGTGATGGTCTCGCACGAGTCGCTGACCGGGCTGCTCGGCCAGTGGGGCGTGCCGGACGCGCTGCGCCGACCGACCGCCGACCTGCTCAACCGGGCGACCAGCCGGGCGTACGACCGGATCGTGTGCACCACCCGCTGGGCGGCCGAGGAGTTCGACCGGATTGGCGCGGACAACGTGGACCTGGTGCCGCTCGGGGTGGACCTGGACACCTTTCGTCCGGACCGGGCCGACCCGCGGCTGCGTGAGCGCTACGCCGACCCGACCGAGCTGTTGCTGGTGCACTGCGCCCGGCTGTCCCCGGAGAAACGCCCCGAGCTGGCCGTGCGGGCGCTGGCCGAGCTGCGCCGGGCCGGCGTGCCGGCGGTGCTGGTGATGGCCGGGGACGGCCCGCTGCGCACCGCGCTGGCCCGCCGCGCCGCCGACCTGCCGGTCACGTTCACCGGCTTCCTGCCCGACCGCGCCGCGGTGGCCGCGCTGCTCGCCAGCGCGGACGTGGTGCTGGCACCCGGCCCGGTGGAGACCTTCGGCCTGGCCGGGCTGGAGGCGCTGGCCTGTGGCACCCCGGTGGTGGTCAACGCGGCCAGCGCGCTGCCCGAGGTGGTCGGGACGGCGGGGCTGGCCGCGTACGGCTCGGGGGCGTCGGTGGCCGCGGCGGTGACCCGGCTGGCGGCCCGGCCGGAGGCGGAGCGGCGGCGGGCTGCCCGGGCCCGGGCCGAGGAGTTCGGCTGGCCGGCGGCCGTCGCCGGATTCCTCCGGGTGCACGGCGCGGAGTCCGGTCGGGGCACCCCGGGGCAGGGAGATCACCGCACCACATAG